GGCGAAGTCGGTGTGGAGCAGCGCCCCGCCGGCGAAGTAGCGCAGCGTTCCGGGCGGCGCATAGTTCTTCCACCGGTCCGCGGCCTCCTTGATGTCGACGTCGGCTGGCGCGCACACGGCCTGTAGCTCGGCGAGCGCGGCCTGGACGAGTGGGAGGTCCGGGGATCCGGGCGCGTAGTCGGCGTGCCGCCCGTCGACGACCTCATATCCGAGCAGGCTCCACCCCGCGGCCTCCAGGTGCCAGAACAGGCGGGGGCAGGAGACGGGCAGGTGCGGGGCGATGGCGGCCTCGCGGCGCTGCGCGTCGACCTGATGGTGGTCGACGGGGATGCCCTTGACGAACACCGGGCCGGAGTCTGTGTCGAGGACGGAGGCGATGCCGGAGTTCATGCCGCCGGACACCGTCACGGTGTGATGCACGGCACCCGTCTTCTCGGCGACAGCCCGGCGGGTGTCAGCGGGGAGCTGCTCGAAGGCGATGCGAGGGATGGACACGCGCTGATCCTCGGAAAATTGGGGGGATGCCGCCCCGGCCAGAGTACGGGCCAGGGCGGCATGGTGGTGCGTGGTGCGGTTCTAGTAGGGCTGGTCGTCGCCGGCCGAGCAGGAGCACCTAGCGCCCTCGGCGGCCACGTCGAGATCGGCGATGATCTGGAACTCGTCCGCGCGGATCGGCGTTGCGGTTAGCAGGAGCAGCGGGGTAGCGGTCGCGTGCCCGGGCGGCCGGGTGCTGATGGTGAGCATCACGGGCTCGCGCGGCGGGACGATGATAGCGGTGGGCGGTGTCATGATCCGTAACCTCCGTGTTGGCAGTAGAGCTCTCGTCGATCCCCCGCCTCCTGGTAGAGCTTGGCCAGCGGCCGGCACGTTCGGCACGTGCCGACCTTTGTGCAGCCGGAGCATCCACCGGTGCGGAGTTGTAGGGACTCGGCGATCTGGCCGAGTCGGGGGAGGGCATCCAGACCCTCGGTGATCAGGTTCACGCTCGGGTCGCGGCCGACCTTGCAGATCGAGGCGATGCCGTGCGGGTCGACGTGGAAGAAGGTGTGGCCCGCGTTGCAGCCGGTGAACACGCTGCGCGGCGTCATGTGGGCCTCGGCTTGGGAGGCGAGCGGGTTGGCCTCGCCGTCGATCGTCGGCGACATGTTCGTGAACACCTGATGCGAGAAGCCGTACTTCTGGCACAGGGCCACCATGTCGTCGACCTCGTGGGCGTTGTCGTCCGACACGATCACGTTCAACCGGACCGGGAGCCCGTCGGCACGGGCGGCGTCCAGGCCATCGAGGAACCTGCCGAACGAGCCGCGGTTCCGGGTGACCTTCTCGTAGGTCTCCGCGGTCGCCCCGTACACGCTGACGGTGAGCCGGTACGGGCGGTGCCGGGCGAACAGCTCACGCATCGGAGCCTTCCGCAAAGACGAGCCGTTCGAGGAGACCTGCACCATCATGCCCAGCCGATGGGCGTACTCGTAGGCCGCGCCGAACTCTCGGTCGATGAGGGCCTCGCCGCCCGTGATCTGCAGCCACAGGACGCCGGCGTCGCGCATCGTCCGGAGGAGTTGCTGTTTGCCCTGCCAGTCGAGGCCCTCGAACCGCTTCTCTCCGAGATAGCAGAACTCGCAGTCGTAGTCGCAGCCGAGGTTGATCTCCCACGACGCTTTCGCGTACCCGTACCGGGAGCTCTCGCGCACGAGGAGGTCCGCAGCCGGGGGCCGGTCCAGGGTCAACCCCCATGCCTGGCGGGCGGCTTCGTGCAGCCAGACCGGGGCGGCGTCCGGCCCGCTGAGGGCGCGTAGCTCGTTGTAGCGGGCCTCAGGGATACGGACGCCGGAGGGATGACCGGGGTGCAAGAGGAGGTAGTCACTGAGGAACGGGCTGGCGATCAGTCGGTGCACGAGCGGTCCTTCCGCGGAGGGGCGGTGCGGCAGATGGGACGGGGAGGAGGTCCGCCGGACGGGGCGTGGGACTACGGGGTAGGCAGTTCATGTTGGGCGGGCCGCTCCCACTGCTCGGCCGACGAGCGGCCCGCCCTGTCCCACCGCCGATCAAGCTTCGGCACCCGGCGGCGGGGGTCTAGTGGCGGCGCGAGACGGGCGCCCGCTGGTACGGGGGCGGAGTGACCGGGCACAGCGGGGCGTGGAACTCCACAGTGGCGCCAGGCCCGGACGCGCTGAAGACGTCAGTCTTCCGTGTCTTCTCGCCCGGCCGGATCGGCTCCTGACACGTCCAGCAGATCCGGACGCCCTCGTGGCTCACCGTTCGCCTCCGGCGAACCCGTCCAGAGCGCGGAGCCTGCGCCCGAGCTCGGTGATGGTGAGGCACGCGGCGAGGCTGCTCGGGCTGAGTCCCTTGGAGAGCTCCTCACGTGCCGCGTCGATGGCCGTGTCCCGCGCGTACCAGGCTCGTGTGCGCGGGGTGATGCTGTCCATCTGGGCCTGGACCTTGGGCAGTAGCCGCCGGATCTCGGACCGCAGTTCCAGGCTGAGCAGTTCCCTGGACTGAGGGTCCGGACGGTCCTGGTACGCCGAGAAGGCGTCCCCGAGGAGGGCGGGGATTCTGTCCGGAGCATCGAGAGCTCGGGGTTGAGTCGTGGGCATGGCGCCTCCGCAGGGCTATCCCGCTCGTCATCGAGCGGCGGTCGTTGCCGCGTGCATCGACGCTAGGACTGCGGCGTGTGCTACCTCCAGGAATGTTCACCGATGTACACGGATTCACTCTGTGCAGGTCAGTGGCCAGTTCGAGTCCTTGACTCGATAGCCCGCAGGGTTGATGTTGGTGTTCATCCATGCACATTCCGAGTTCGGAGGCTGACGTGGAACTACGTTTCATCGGGATCGACCCCAACACCGGTACGAGCGAGAGCCCCACCGTGTGGGTCGACGAGAAAGAGCAAGAGTTGGTCATTCAGGGCTGGAAGCCGTCGCCCGAACTGGAGGCGGCAGCAGCCGCGTTCACGGTCCCCGGGCATGCCGTGGGGATCCCCGACCATGAAGCTGTCGTGCGCGTGCCCGCGCGGATGGTGACGATCCTGAGGGAGGCCTGCGATGCCCTTGAGCGCGCCGCCGTTTCCTGAGCTCATCGGCACCGCTCAGCACTCCGCCGTGCACCTGGAGATGCGCGACGCCTACGGGGTGACGAACGAAGCCGACGACTTCGCGCGCTGGCGGGAGACCGGGGTGCGGGACGTCGACCCGCAGTCGGAGGCCTGGGGGCCGTGGACGGACCTGATCAAGGCGACGATCGCCCGGGGCGTGACCGTGCGGCGAGCGCGCATCGTGTCCGAACCCGTGAGCGACTACATCCGCTACGAGCACGGCGGCACCGCCGTCAACGTGGCCGCGGGCGAACAGGTGCGCTGGCTGCCTCGCCGGCGCGCCTCGGGGATTGCGCTGCCGGGGAACGACTTCTGGTTGTTCGATGGGCGCCTGATCCGGTGGAACCACTTCACCGGCGCCGGACTGTTCGCAGGCGCGGAGGTGTCCGAGGACCCGGCCGAAGCGAAACTGTGCGCCGAGGCGTTCGAGACAGTGTGGGATCTCGCGATCCCACACGACCAGTACGAGATCAACTAGCGGAAGTCGTAAGGCCAGTTCATGCCCACATCCCCCTCGTCGTCCGCGCAGAGAGCCCGCGAGCGCGTCGCCGCAAGGCTGCGTGCACTGCGCGCCGACGCCGGGCTGACAGGGCCTGAACTGGCCAAGCGGTGCGGCTGGTCGCACCCGAAGACCTACCGGCTGGAGAAGGCGCAGACACCGCCGTCGCCCGACGACATCCGCCGCTGGTGCGCTGCATGCGGGGCAGACAGTGAGGCCGCGGCCCTCGTCGAGCAGTCCATCGACGCGGAGGCCATGTACACCGAGTGGCGACAGCACGTCCGCCACGGGCTCAAGCAGCTCCAGATCACAACCGGCCGCCTGTTCACCAACTCGCACCTCTTTCGCGTGTACTCGGCGACGCTCGTCCCCGGGCTCCTGCAGACCGTCGGCTACGCGGCCGGCATCCTGCACATCTCCGCGCGGTCACACGCCTTGGAAGTCGATGACAGCCCGGCGGCGGCGCAGGCCCGGATCGACCGGTCGAAGATTCTGCACGAGCAGGGCCGCCGCTTCCTGTTCGTCGTCGAGGAAGCGAGCCTCTACTACCAGCTCGGCGACGCCGCGGCGATGGCCGCGCAGCTTGGCCATCTGCTGACGGCCGGGGCCCTGCCCGGGGTCTCGCTCGGCATCATTCCCTCGGACACTGTCGAGCGGCGCCAGTGGCCGCGCGAGACGTTCCACGTGTACGACGACAAGCTCGTGTCCGTGGAGCTGGTGACGGCTCAGGTGCGGATCAAACAACAGTCAGAGATCGACCAGTACCTGAGCGCCTTCTCCGAGCTGCGCAGCATGGCCGTGTACGGGGCCGACGCCCGTGCCCTGATCGTGAAAGCCATCGACACACTGGACCGAGCCGAGGCATGACGAAAGGCCCCCTGCGTGGTCGCGAGGACCACGCAGGGGGCTGTGTCGTTCGGGGTCGGACGTACTGGCGTCGCTGCGGATCGAGGCCGGCCGCGGTCGGCGGCGTACTGTCCTCCGGGTCCGGTTGCTCCGGCGGCGGGGCTCCTGCCCGGCGGCACGTCAGCGCATCGGGGTCGTCGGCAGGGGTCTGCCACGTGTAGCCGTCAGGGCACTGCGTCGTCCCGTCCGTCCTGTCCTTACCGTCCTGCCCCGCGGGCCCGGGAGGACCGGAAGGGCCGGGCACGGTCGAGTCGGCGCCAGGCGCACCCTGCGGCCCCGGGGAAGGGGTGATCGTAGGCGCCGGTTCCCCCGATGCGCCTTGCGGGCCTCGCGGGCCACGTACGAGCACGGGATCCCCGACGCGGTCCGGTAGATCGTCGACCGCCCGGGACGGATCCGGCGCCGCCGGCGTCCCACCTTCCGCCTTGACCTGCTTCCGCAGGATCCGCACGTCCTCCGCAAGGGTCGTCACCGCGTCGCCCCTCCGCCCGGCCTCCGCCCCGAGCTCGTCCGCGCGGCGGGCCTCGGCGTCGATACGCAGCCACACCGTGAGCTGCGGCGGGAGGTCGTACGCGATCTTCGAGGGCAGGAGCCGCCGGTGTCGTACCGCAAGATCGCAGCGTTGCTCGGGGTGTCGCTAGGGACCGTGGGACCACACACGCCAGCAGACGGCCGGCACTCGCATCGCACTGGCCGAACAAGCCGTCGACAAGACATGGACCGAGCTCAAGGCATGGCCCGGTCCGGCCCGCTCAGCCGCCGACACCCCACCGCACGGCTGCCGCGCCCCCCAACACCAGAGCGGGTGAGACCCAAGCCCACCCCATGACGCGCCGCACGGGCGGCAGGAGCCACAGAGCCCCGGTCGACCCGGCTGCCGCGATGGTGACGACGCATGACAGGACGATGCCGCCGTAGGCGTCGTCGTCCCAACTCCCGGACGGTCGGATGGTCATGGCCATCCAGCAGAAGTACGCGGCGATGAGGGTGAGCACCGCGAACGGCAGGGCGAGGACCACCCGCAGGCAGCCCCGGTCGTCGTCCGGGTGGGCGGGACGGTCGGGGTGTGCGCGAGCGGCAGGGCGGGCGGGGTCTGTCATCAGCGCAGTGCGTTCCTTGCGTCGTCCAGATTGTTGGTGAACCCTCGCCCGTAGGCCTGGGCGTCGTCGCCCTCCCAGTACGGGCCGCCGTTGTAGCGGGCGGCGAGCTCCTGGTACTGGGCCGGGGTCATCTCCTCCGCCGGTACGTCGGCGAACTCGCTCTCCGCCTTCAGCTGGGCCAGGTACTCGGAGGCGATGAACACGTTTTGCCCGGGGTCCTGCAGAGCCTCCTCCACCATGCCGCGCTGCTGGTCGGTGAGGTGGTCAGGGTCGTAGCCGAGGACCTCCGCGCCGCGGCGCACCTGGATGGCGATGGGGCCGAAGGACGTGTTGTCGGGGTCGCCGCCGAGCCGCCACGGCAGGTTCTCCGGAGTGATCGGGCTCAGCGGGGAGTCGGCCTGCTCACGGATGGTGTCCGTGAGGTCGTCGAGGATGCCGGGCTGTCCGCCGACCTCCTGCCAAGCGATGCCGGCGACCATGTCCGGCGGCAGCCCCGAGTTCCGCGCCGCGGCCTTGATGATCTCTTTGTTCGCCGCGATCCACTCGGTCCGGTCCTGGCTGTCCGACGGCGGATTCCAGTAACTGTCCTTCGCCCCGGGGAGATTGGCGACCTGGAGGCGGATGTCGCGCAGCGTCGGGGAGACGATCGCGTCACCGGCGGCGGGGTAGTAGTCCTGCTTCGGACCACTGCCCGCCAGCCGCGCCAGCGGGTTCGATCGGGCCTCGGCGGCTTCCCTCTGCAGCTCCGGGATGGCTGAGACGATCTCGACGCGTTCGATGAAGCCCATCCGGAAGTCCGGCAGCAGGTCGTAGGCCTGCTTGAGCTCGTGGACGCAGAGGTCCCGGGCCTCCTTCTCGGTGGTCTCCGCCAGGTGGAAGTCGCCGCCCGCGGCGTCGTGCAGCCGGTTCGCCTCGTCCTTGATGTCGTCGACGTCCATGGTGAACTCGGCGAAGAAGTCCATGACCCCGGTGGTAGCCCGCATGTCCTCCCACTGGCGCATCGGCTCCGCCTCCTGCGCCTCGCGGGTGATCGCCGTGCCCTTGGTGTGGATCAGCTTCGCCAGGGCCTGTTCCAATGCCGCGTAGTTAAGAAGCCGCGGGTGGCGTCAACTTGATCAGCTCGGTGGGTCTTGCCTGGGCGGGCATGGAGAACGGGACCTCTGCTACAGCAGTGAAGCCGTCCAAGGTCTTCACGCTGAGCAGGGGTCCCGTTGTCCGAGCAGTCTGCCATGACCAGTTTCGTCCGCACCATCACCGTGGCGAGGGGCGTCTTCGCACCGGGGCATCTCGGGGAGTTGACGCAGTATCTGCCCTTCGAGCTGGTCGATGACGTGCTGGCGAGGTCGCGGGCTGTCCAGGGCAGGTTGCGTCTACTGCCTTCCCGCGTGGGGGTGTACTTCGTGCTGGCCCTGGCTGTCTTCCCGGCCGTCGGCTACCTCGGGGTGTGGGGCAAACTGGTCGCCGGGCTGGGCCCGCTGGCTCCGGTCCGGCCTTGTGAGAAGGCCCTGCGTGACCTGCGTCGCAGGATCGGAGCCGCGCCGCTGCAGATGCTGTTCGAGACCGTGGCCGGCCCGATCGCCCAGCCCCGCACCCCGGGGGTGTGCTACCGGAAGTGGCGCACGGTCGCCTTCGACGGCTGCAGCTCGCTGCGGGCCCCCGACCAGCCGCGCGTCCGCGCCTGGCTGGGCAAGATCCTGAACGCCGGTTACGGCCCGGAGGGCTACCCGCACCTGCGACTGATGGCCCTGTGTGAGACCGGCACCCGCGGCCTGCTCGGCGCCGTCTTCGGCCCCACCAGCAAGGGCGAGACCCACTACGCCCGCCGACTCCTTCCCCTGCTGAACGCCACGATGCTGGTGCTTGCCGACCGCGCCTTCGCCGGGAACGACTTCCTCATCGACACCGCCGACACCGGCGCCCAACTGCTGGTCCGGCTCAACTCCCGCCGTCGGCCGACCGTCTTCACCGCGCTGCCCGACGGCTCGTTCTTGACCCGGTTCCAGGACCGGACGTTCCGCATCATCAACGTCGACATCACTGCCACCTGTGACGACGGCACCCGGATCAGCGACCACTACATGCTGATCACCACTCTGCTCGACCACAGCACCGACCCCGCTGAGCGACTGGCCCGCCTCTATCACGAGCGCTGGGAGGTCGAGTCGGCCTTCCTCGCCCTGCGGCACACCCTGCTCACTGGCCGAGTCTTGCGCTCCTGCGACGCTTGCGGTCTGGAACAGGAACTGTGGGCCTGGCTCACCGTCCATCAGGTCCTGCGTCGAGCGATGTGTGACGCGGCCGAGTCCCGCCCGGGCACCGACCCCGACCGGGCCAGCTTCACCATCGCCCTGCAGGCCGCCGCCGACCAGATCGTCGACGCTTGCGGCATCACCGGCGACGACAGCGACGGCGGCGGCATCGCCCGGGCTGTCCTGGCCGGGCTGCTGCCGGCCCGCCGACCCCGGATCAGTGCCCGCAAGGTGAAGTGTCCGATGTCCCGCTACGGCACCACACAGAACGAGACCCGCCCACTGAGCAGCCATTCCTTCAACCGCCTGGACATCACCGTCCTCGCCGCCACCGAGCAGCCCACAGCCCTGCCACCGTCCCCGGCGAACACCGATCGACGCTCCCACGTCTTCCGACTCCTGGCGGCAGCCGATCCCGGCCAGGACTGGACTCCCCGGCAGATCGCTGACGCCCTCAAAATCGACCACATCCGCAGCCTCTCGGCGCAGATGGGGCAATGGATCACGCAGAAGTTCCTCATCAGGTCAGGTCATGGCCGCTACCGACTCCATCCCCAATGGGTCAAGACACCCCAACCACCAGCGGGTTCACGAGACTCGACAGCTACCATCCCGGCTTAACTACGCGGCATTGGGGCCTGTTCGTTGACCTTGCCGTTGGAGTAGTACGACTTCGCCGTGGTCAGCGCGTACGCGTAGCTGCGCAGGGCGCTGTCGGCCTTGGCGTAGCCCTCGGCGAGCCGGGAGAGCAGCTTGCGGCTCTCGGCGAGGCGCGTCTCGTAGTGCTCGCTTCCCTCGCTCTTCCAGCGGGTGTGCTTCTCGGCGCGTTCCGCGGACGGGTCGACGGCCGCGAGCATGTCGTGCAGGCGCTTGTACTCGTCCGCGTTCCGCTCGACCAGGGGCGGGCTGCAGTTCTCCAGGAACTCGACGTCCTTACGGTGGCTGATCTCGCCGCTCATCGGGCCTCCGGGGCGACGTACTGGCCGTAGTGCAGGACGTTGTCGAGGAAGTGCTGGGCCGTGGCGTCCTCGATCTTCACGAAGTGGCCGCCCGCGGTCCGCAGTCGCGTGGAGAGCGCCGCGAACAGGGCGACCGCGTCGAGGTACTGGTCATCGGCGAAGGCGGAGAACCGCGCCACCTGCGCGGCCACGTCCTCGTGCGCCCGCGGATCCCGCGCCATGGTGGTGAGTTCGGCATCGGGCCGGCTTTCCTGAAGGAAGCCGGCGATCTCGATGAGCAGGTTCGAATTGCCGTTGATCGACTCGGTCTTCGCGACCAGGCTCCCGGTGTCGGGGGCACCCCCACCCCCATCGCCACCGGCCGCGGGCGGCAACTGGTCGATCTGCATGCCCGTCGCCCGCCGCGTCAGTGCGTCGGCCTTTAACTGGGCCCATTCCTCTGCGAAAGACAACCTGATCCACTCCCCCATGGTCCTGTTCTGTCTCGGACAGTGAACCGATCATGACATCGGGGTGTCCGCAATGGGGGCATGGTTTTCCGTCACCTTTCTGGCACTATGGCTTCGCCTGGGACGACTGACCTGCCCCACCTCTCAGGTTCCAGTTTTGGTGGCTAGCTGACGGCCTTCGCGAAAGGCTGCCGGACATGCCCCGCGCCTACCCCGCTGAGTTCCGCGCTCGTGCCATCGCGCTGGTGCGGGCAGGAAAAGAACACAAGCAGACGGCCGTTGACCTCGGCATCCATCCGGTCACGTTGTCGAAGTGGTTGCGTCAGGACGACGTCGACAACAGCCGACGGCCCGGCAGGGTCTCGGAGGAGTCCGCAGAGCTGCGTGCAGCACGGCGGCGGATCCGCGAGTTGGAAACCGAGCTTGAGATCGTCCGCAAGGCCGCCAAGTTCCTCGGCGAGGACAAGCCGGCCCCAAAAGGCTCTACCCGGTGATCGACCGTCTCGTCGATGCCGGGGCACCGGTCGACCGATGCTGCCGGATCCTCGGCGTCGCCCGGCAGAACTACTACAAACACAATCGCACCCCCACCACACCGCGGCAGTTACGGCGGGAGTGGCTGACCGGGCTGATCCGGGAGGTCCACGTCGCCTCACGGGGCACCTACGGCTACCGCCGCATCCACGCCGAACTCACCCTGGGAATGGGACTCCAAGTGTGCTCGAGGACCGTCTCGGTGCTGATGACACAGGCCGGGATCCGCGGACTGCCCGGACCAGTGCGAGTGAAGCGACTGCGTGGCGTCGTCACCGCCGACGACCTGGTCAACCGGAAGTTCCATCGGCTGCGTCCCAACGAGCATTCGGTCTCCGCGATCCCGGCGGACATTGCGCTGAGGGCCGGCTGGGCCCTCCGTAGCACCGGCAAGGGAACCCTCCCCGAGCCCCTCAAACGGCGACCGCACTTCTTCGTCGAGGCATGGCGCCCCGGACACCCCTCGAAAGTCCTGCTCGTTGCTTCCAAGGGGACTCACGGAAAGTCGAGTCAGGTACATATACAACTGGCCACGGCGACAGCCCACGTGGAATCGGTGCACGTTGGAGCGCATGGCGCGGTCCCGTTCCTGCTGGTCGGCACCGAGATACCTGCTGAGGAGAGCCTTGTCGTCCACCTGCTGGAGGCGCCGGCAGAGACTGTCCTTTACCCGTCTTCAGGGGAGCAACCTGCAGACCTGGACCTCGTCCTGGAAGACCGCAACGAGCTAGCCGAAGTGAACCTGGTTCGTGAGCGACGTGGAGAGCGGACTGTCTCCGAGTTCCAGGTGCGACCAGACTCCTTCGCGTGGTTCAGCATCGTGCTGGCCCGGGCGGAAGCGGCCACGCTCATGGCGTTCACAGGCGGTGGAAAGCCGACGGCTCAGTACCTAACCAACGAGCAGGGAAGGCGCCACTTCCGCCACGACAATCAAGCTGGCACGGGCAGCGTGCGGGACGCGCGACTCCACGTCCACGGAATCGATTTCGTAGGCACTGATCACGTTTTTCGCCTCAACGGCAATCGTGTCGAAGCATTCTCCGGGATCGCAGCGGACCTCTACGAGCATCTCCACCATGGGCGAGTGAGCGACTACCGAGCTGCTGTCCATGCCCTGCGCGCCAAGTGGCCCGTCGACCACACGGCGAAGGGGTGGGGCCCCGTCTCAATTCGGCCCGATGGGTCCATCATGGCCATGCGTCTTCTACGCACCTGATCTCAGACCGGCGGTGCGGCTCGTCCGCAGGACGCCTCCTGCTGGTAGCTCATCCCCCAGGTGTGCCCACTAGGGCTCAGCGTCGGAGAAGTAGCAGGTGAGAGGCGCTAAGCGGAGCCCTCTGTAAATCTGCCGACCCTCGAAAGGCCGCCTAACCCGGGCCGTCAACGGGTGGCCCGCAACGACAGACAACGACCATCAATGACCCGGTGCCCGCAGGTCAGGAGTGGTCGAGCTTGGATCGCAGCAGGCGGTCGGCGGCGCTCATCAATTCCTGCGCGCAACAAGAAGCAGGAGTGGGAGGAGTACCGCTCCGAGGTCACCGCGTTCGAACTGCGGAAGAACCTGCCGGTGCTGTAAGCGCAGGTCAGGGGTGCTTTTCGTCCAACGACCGACAGGGGCCCACGGTCAATGATCGTGGGCCCCTGTCGCGCCTCCCGCCATCTCCCGGCGCATGCTCACCCTCGTCCTCAAGCGCCTTCAGTGCAGCGGCCTTGTCGAGCGCACTGCCTATGCGGAGGTGCCGCCCTGCGTCGAGTACTCCACTCACTCCCTCGGCGCCTCCCTGCTGTCCGCCATTGAGCACCTGGCTGCCTGGAGCTCCGAGCATCACACCGGGATCCGACGCCACCAGGACGCGTACGACAAGAGCGCCACACAGTGCGTAACTGGCATGAGCAATCGATCATCGTTCGTGTGTAGCTTCCCTTAGGCCTGCAACATCATGATGCGAGCTGTGGCTCTCTGCTCGTATCGTGAAAAGACAGACAGCGGCGTGGTGAGCGGGAAAATCATGGCAGAACCGGCGGTCGACTACGCGGCGGTGTTCCAGGCTCTGCCCGGGGCGGTGGCGCTGGTGACTCCGCAGCTGATCTTCGCGGACGCCAACGCGGAGTTCTTGCGCCTCCGGGGCCTCCCCCGCGAGCAAGTGGTCGGTCGCTTTCTGCCTGAGGACCAGCCCGAAAACGACTCCGCCGAGCCTCTCCTGCTCAGAGTTCTGGCGTCACTGCGCCGGGCGGTGGACACCGGTGAGCGCAGCACCGTAGCGCTGCAGCGCGTCGACATGGAGGACCACGACCAGCCCGGGGTATGGCACGAGCGGTATTTCAACGTGACCAACATTCCCGTATTCGGACCCGATGGGCGGATGACGCTGCTGCTGCATCGGCTGGAGGACGTCACCGAACTCATCCGCGCCCGTGACGTCGCGCTGACCTTGCAAGAAGCCATGTTGCCCGCTCCTCGCACGGTCGGCCGGCACTCGGCGGCCGTTCGCTACCGGCCCGCCGCCCAAGCGCTGAATGTGGCCGGCGACTGGTACGACCTGGTCGACCTGCCTGGCGATCGCATCGCCGTCGCCGTCGGCGACGTCGTCGGCCACGGCCTGCCCGCGGCCTGCGTCATGGGGCAACTGCGCAGCGCCCTCACCGCCGCCTCTCTCGATCCTGAAGGCCCCGCCCGCGCCCTGGAAGTTCTCGGGCTGTACGCACGCACCATCGACGGCGCCGAGAACACCACCGTGGCCACGGCATTCATCGACTGGGAGAACCACACCATCACCTACAGCAGCGCCGGCCACCCCCCACCAGTGCTCCTGCAGAGGGACGGGACCGTCGAGTTCCTGGACCAGGCCACCGACCCGCCACTGGCCGCTCGTCCTCAACACGGCTCCCGGATCCAGGCTGTCGCTGCCTTCCACGAGGGCGCCGTCCTCGTGCTTTACACCGACGGTCTGATCGAACGCCGCGGCGAAGACATCGACACGGGCCTCGCCCGGCTCGCCGACTCCCTGGCCCGCCACCGGGCAGGTGATCCCGAAGCTCTCGCCGACGCCGTGCTCACGGACCTGCTCCCACCCGGTGACGCCACCGACGACACCGCCCTGGTCATCCTGCGCCTGTAAACCTGGCCCGCCACGTTCGGCCGCTCGGCCGTCCCTCGTCGACGACAGTGAAGTGCTCAACTCACGAGGGGGCGACGCGCCACCGCGCCCGGGGCAGGCCTGGGGGCAGCGATGTTGTTCGACGGCGTTTTCGCTGGTGGTGGGCAGGTAGCCGCGCGGACTGCAAATCTGCCGGGTTCCTGAGCCGGGCCGCCTGTGAGCCGTCGAAGGGCGACCCACGGCGACCAACAACGGCCACCAACCGCCGCCCGATTGCTGGTCATTGGCGCCCCGACGTCGGTCAGGCGTGATCGCTCCCAACGTGCACAAGTTCCTGGGCAAGAAGCGGTGCATAAGTGAGGAAGCGCTCAGAGGCTACAGCGTTGGAACTGTCCCGGCTTTAAGGGTTTCTGTACTGACTGAGAAGATTTTGGGCGGTAAGGGTCCACGGGTGTGTCGGGCCTAGGGTTCGGATTCGCCCTTCTGTAACCATCTCTATTTGCTCGATCGCATCGGCCTGCTGGCCTAGGGCGTTGAGGATGCGGCTGAGGTTGTGTCGTGCACTGAGCAGCACCGGGTAGTCCGGGGGGAAGGTCTGCTCGTACCCGGCGAGAGCCTTACGAGAATGAGGGAGTGCCTCAATCGGTCTGCCGGCGCTGATAAGCGCATAGGCGTAGCTCAGTTCAGCGTCGAGCGTTAGCGAATGATCCTCGCCGAGTGTGCTGCGGCAGTCTGCAATCAGTGCGGGCCCCGTGGAAAGCAGCTCGTCGCTCACTGGGAGCCCAGCTATATCTGGGCTCCCAGCCACCTCTAGGAGACACGCCCGTGCGATGAGTGTGAGTGGATGCGACTTGCCAAGAGTCTCCTCCCGGCCTTGCGCTGCCCGTCTGATCAATGGAATCGATTCCTGGGCCCGTCCAA
The DNA window shown above is from Streptomyces sp. NBC_01445 and carries:
- a CDS encoding winged helix-turn-helix transcriptional regulator; the encoded protein is MSRRMLTLVLKRLQCSGLVERTAYAEVPPCVEYSTHSLGASLLSAIEHLAAWSSEHHTGIRRHQDAYDKSATQCVTGMSNRSSFVCSFP
- a CDS encoding DUF6415 family natural product biosynthesis protein — encoded protein: MPTTQPRALDAPDRIPALLGDAFSAYQDRPDPQSRELLSLELRSEIRRLLPKVQAQMDSITPRTRAWYARDTAIDAAREELSKGLSPSSLAACLTITELGRRLRALDGFAGGER
- a CDS encoding IS4 family transposase; the encoded protein is MSEQSAMTSFVRTITVARGVFAPGHLGELTQYLPFELVDDVLARSRAVQGRLRLLPSRVGVYFVLALAVFPAVGYLGVWGKLVAGLGPLAPVRPCEKALRDLRRRIGAAPLQMLFETVAGPIAQPRTPGVCYRKWRTVAFDGCSSLRAPDQPRVRAWLGKILNAGYGPEGYPHLRLMALCETGTRGLLGAVFGPTSKGETHYARRLLPLLNATMLVLADRAFAGNDFLIDTADTGAQLLVRLNSRRRPTVFTALPDGSFLTRFQDRTFRIINVDITATCDDGTRISDHYMLITTLLDHSTDPAERLARLYHERWEVESAFLALRHTLLTGRVLRSCDACGLEQELWAWLTVHQVLRRAMCDAAESRPGTDPDRASFTIALQAAADQIVDACGITGDDSDGGGIARAVLAGLLPARRPRISARKVKCPMSRYGTTQNETRPLSSHSFNRLDITVLAATEQPTALPPSPANTDRRSHVFRLLAAADPGQDWTPRQIADALKIDHIRSLSAQMGQWITQKFLIRSGHGRYRLHPQWVKTPQPPAGSRDSTATIPA
- a CDS encoding helix-turn-helix domain-containing protein, giving the protein MPTSPSSSAQRARERVAARLRALRADAGLTGPELAKRCGWSHPKTYRLEKAQTPPSPDDIRRWCAACGADSEAAALVEQSIDAEAMYTEWRQHVRHGLKQLQITTGRLFTNSHLFRVYSATLVPGLLQTVGYAAGILHISARSHALEVDDSPAAAQARIDRSKILHEQGRRFLFVVEEASLYYQLGDAAAMAAQLGHLLTAGALPGVSLGIIPSDTVERRQWPRETFHVYDDKLVSVELVTAQVRIKQQSEIDQYLSAFSELRSMAVYGADARALIVKAIDTLDRAEA
- a CDS encoding aminoglycoside phosphotransferase — its product is MSIPRIAFEQLPADTRRAVAEKTGAVHHTVTVSGGMNSGIASVLDTDSGPVFVKGIPVDHHQVDAQRREAAIAPHLPVSCPRLFWHLEAAGWSLLGYEVVDGRHADYAPGSPDLPLVQAALAELQAVCAPADVDIKEAADRWKNYAPPGTLRYFAGGALLHTDFAPDNILITGGRARLVDWAWPTRGAAWIDPGALALRLMDAGHSVGDALRFADRFPSWRNAEPGALAAFGLATAALWREISEQSPTEWKQGMARHAALLADHLAEGR
- a CDS encoding radical SAM protein, whose translation is MHRLIASPFLSDYLLLHPGHPSGVRIPEARYNELRALSGPDAAPVWLHEAARQAWGLTLDRPPAADLLVRESSRYGYAKASWEINLGCDYDCEFCYLGEKRFEGLDWQGKQQLLRTMRDAGVLWLQITGGEALIDREFGAAYEYAHRLGMMVQVSSNGSSLRKAPMRELFARHRPYRLTVSVYGATAETYEKVTRNRGSFGRFLDGLDAARADGLPVRLNVIVSDDNAHEVDDMVALCQKYGFSHQVFTNMSPTIDGEANPLASQAEAHMTPRSVFTGCNAGHTFFHVDPHGIASICKVGRDPSVNLITEGLDALPRLGQIAESLQLRTGGCSGCTKVGTCRTCRPLAKLYQEAGDRRELYCQHGGYGS
- a CDS encoding DUF6879 family protein, with the translated sequence MPLSAPPFPELIGTAQHSAVHLEMRDAYGVTNEADDFARWRETGVRDVDPQSEAWGPWTDLIKATIARGVTVRRARIVSEPVSDYIRYEHGGTAVNVAAGEQVRWLPRRRASGIALPGNDFWLFDGRLIRWNHFTGAGLFAGAEVSEDPAEAKLCAEAFETVWDLAIPHDQYEIN